The Castanea sativa cultivar Marrone di Chiusa Pesio chromosome 4, ASM4071231v1 sequence aaaaaccaaccaaaatggAGTATGCCTAAGGAAAGATTAAAAGGGCTCTCTCAAACTCCAAGTTCAATTGATCAAGTTGGTAGTAATGATAATGACACAATGGTGCTAGAGAGACCAATTGGCAGAAAAGCCGAAAAGGCTAAGTGAAAGAGAACAGATGATGATAAGGGTTTTGAGGATTATTTGGCGAAAAAATTGCAACATATTCAGGAATCACATGAACAATATAAAGAGACTCTTCGCATCAAAGTGGATAGGGTTCAAGTGGATGCGCAAAGAGCTGATTATTTGGtgaaaaaattgcaatatattCAAGAATCACATGAACAAGGTAAAGAGGCTCTTCGCATCAATGCAGATAGGGTTCGGGTGGATGCGCAAAGAGTTGATATTGAAAAGGAAAGGCTTCGTGTTGAAACTATTAGGGAAGAGGGAAGAGTAATGACCATGGATACAAGTGGcatgaatgaaaaagaaacgctttattttgaaaatctcaaggATGAAATCCTTGCAAGACAACATTTAGATTAAATAGTTGGGTTTGACCCAAGGAGATGATGTCTTGTCATAACCTTATTTTGGTAGTATATTATTTTAGGGTTGGGGTTGGGCATATGTAGATGATATTTTGGTAGTGGCTTATTTTAAGTGTAGGTTTGGAACATGTAGATGATGTCTTGTTCCAACTTGATCAATTGGCAGTAGGTTGTGCCACTTATGTAATCACATCATTTTTGCTTATATGAAAAACTTATGTCCTTTCTATGTTTAATGATGTATGCTTTATGCTTTATTCCCATTGCATATGCTTTATTCCCACTACATGTAAATATCATAAGCCTGTGAGATGGTAAGTATTTTGTTAAGCCTGTGAGATAGTAGGTAGTTTATTGTAATAATTATAACCAAATTATGATTGTGTCCTTTGGGTAAGGTAGTTTCACATTtctattttgaatatatatatatatatatatagacacacacattCTGGTTTGGAGGGGGCTGATGCTTATTAGTtgtatattttagaaaaatagaaCTACTATTGTTTAGcaaatgtgattttttatttggttatcCCGATGAAAGTTGGACTAATGGTGGAGACTAAGAAATATGTTACTGCTTTTGAATTTATTCTTGGAGGCTGCTAAATGGATATTTATCTAATGGAtgcacatgaatttttttactttattcaaATAGATGCTTATGATGAACTTTACAGATATGGAGGAGAAAGCATTAGAATTTGTCATTTATTAAAAGGGTAGAAATGGATTAGCATCATTGCACATTCTGTACACACACATGATACAATAAAGAGAGAGGCATTACTATTGGATGCACATTCTATACACACACATGATACACACGTTCTGTACACACACATCATTCACCAAATAAACTTGCACACACCTGACACTACTAACACTATGAGGACTTTACTTGCTTCAACTACCTTTTTGGCTTATTTCAACTAATGTCATTATAATAAACTgcaataataatgataatttcctaaCACTGTTATCTTCAAGGTTGTCTCTATGGGTAGCTCTCTTTTTCACAAATTGTTTTTTGACGACTCAGATGAGGATGAGATAATGAGGCGAGTTCTTAAGGCTTCAAAATCACAACGTAAACATCGTCGGTATATCGAACATGATTGTTTGTCAGGCCATAAAAGACTTTATCTCGACTACTTTGCCGACACACCAGTATATCCTCCTAATTTATTTCGGAGGAGATTTCGGATGAGTCAATCTCTTTTTCTCCGTATTCAATCTAAGGTAGAAACTTATGAACCTTACTTTATCCAAAAGAGAGATAATGCCCAAAGACTCGGTTTATCTTCTCTTCAAAAGATAATAGCTACACTTAGGATGCTTGCATATGGTGTGACAGCTGATTTTATGGATGAGTATGTGCGGATTGAAGAAACCACTGCAATAGAaagtctgaaatttttttttaaagcggTGGTTGATATTTTTTCCAAGGAATACTTGAGGGCCCCAAACAACGAAGACTTTGCTAGACTTTTAGCCAATGGGGAAAGACGTGGACTTCTAGGGATGCTAGGGAGCATTGATTGCATGCATTGGAAATGGAAAAATTGTCCGACTGCATGGAAAGGTCAGTACTCTGGTCACATTCGTGAGCCAACCATTGTTTTGGAAGCAGTCACATCATTTGATCTTTGGATATGACATGCATTTTTTGGGTTACCTGGGTCAAATAATGACATTAATGTATTAGAACGGTCTCCTATATTTTCTAAGCTCGAACAAGGCCGTGCTCCTGCAGTTAATTACTCAATCAATGGTCATGAGTATACAATGGGATACTACCTTGCCGATGGCATATATCCGAAGTGGTCAACATTTGTTAAAATAATTCCATCTCCATGAGgacacaaacaaaaattatttgcaaaagtcCAAGAGGCGAATAGGAAGGATGTAGAACGTGCATTTGGAGTGCTTCAAGCAAGATTCGCAATTGTGCGTGGACCTGCAAGATTTTTCTATAGTGAAACGCTCCAAGACATCATGAAAGCATGCGTAATTCTTCATAATATGATCATTGAGGATAAGCGAGATGTAAATGAAGCGATGGAATTAGATTATGAGCAAATTGATGACAATCCTACTGTACAACTGTCACGAGAGCGCACAAATGAATTTTCGGAGTTCATTGAAACCCATCAATGTATTCGAGACCATAAAATTCATTCTCAACTCCAAGTAGACCTTGTTGAACATTTATGGCAATTAGAAGGGGAGTTGTAGGAACTTAACTGTGTGAGTTATGCATGTGGgctttattgtaatttgatataTGTACGAGTCTTCTAAAGGCAACATTGATATTTATATATGTGGATTGTATCTATATAGATGTATGTGGATTTTTAAGGTTAGTAGGTTGGGTACATTGATATTTGGCAGGttgcatgtatatatatgcatgtggattttaaaaattggtaggTTGAATTCATTGATATTTGACAGGttgcatgtatatatatgtatgtggatTTTTTAAGTTGGCAGGTTGAGTACATTGATATTTGGCAGGTGGAATACATTAATATTTGACAGGATGCATCTAAAAATATGCATGTGGATTTTACATTGATATTTGGCAAGTTTGATGGAATAAATATGTACGTGGATTTTTAATGTTGGTAAGTTTCAGTACATTGATATTTGGTAagttctttctccaaaaaaaaaaaaaaaaaaaaaaaaggcaggtTGTTGAAATAGTTGGAAAGaaattaaatcataaattttggcaggttctttctcaaaaataaaataaaatggcaggTTGTTGAAATAGTTGGAAAGAAATTGAATCATAAATTGGCAGGTTGTACTCAAACTTGGAATAGTGTGGCTTTGAAATTAAATCAGACCGTTGGAATAGTgtagatttgaaaaaaatggcggttggaaagaaataataaagaaagattaaaaaataatattttaataaaaatgtgaaATAATAGAGTTTTGGGATgttaggtgtattgtaaaatcgtattgtataattgataaagtagctttttgaaatggtaaaataagataGGATTTAGAATCcagctgtgaatgctcttacatGGACATCTGAAACTCTCTTCCAGCTTCCAAGCTTTGCAAACtgggttgtaaaaaaaaaaaaaaaaaaaaaaaaaaaaggtcttcaGATGCTTTCGTTTATAGCCCATAATTTTAGCAAAAGAGCCTTTCCTTTGGGCCTTTGAATCCATCTTCTCTTCAACTTTTTCCCCTAGTTCTCCTTGCTTACTTTTGGCGGATTGTTTTGCTCTTACAatgacataacattttttactatttttcaaTTGCTGACGTGAACTATTGTGATTAATAGGTAATAAACTGTTAAATAAGTGATGAACTatataaaatcaatatttcTCTAATCAAAACATGTCATCTTAACAAGTTGTGAAAAAGGTAATAATAAAACATTAccttaattttatagattttatcAGACAGTTTTCAAtggattttaaattataaagcATATGGTGATGTCCTTTCATAGATGTGACAGACCACGCCCAAATACACACAATGGTCTCATTCATAGGAGATCAATCAAAATGCCCTCAGAAGCCTGAACTGCTAACAAgtaaaaatgtcattttcttcCTCATGTAAAGCACAAAATCATCAGCTTTAAGCCATCTATTTTCTCATATAAACATATGTAAAATCTCTATACAGACTGTGATTAGGGCACTACAGAACATCATACCATGAATCCTTCTGCAACTACAACAACCTATATTCCCAATTCTACCATATACAGACCTATACATGAACTTAGTCATAGAAGGGGTTTCCACATGACCCACATAtgctcttttcctctttttcacTTGAGTTCTTGCAACAGCCAACATGTTAGACACATTAATGTCTCATATCATAATTGACAGTGGAGAAGGAAAAAGCATATAAACTTCAGAGATATGGGGGCAACTGTACAGAATGCCTCTCAACTTTGAAGAATTTCATGCACATGAACTAGAACCTGCAGGACCATGTAGAATTGACCTAAATACTACAAAAGCCGGACTCAAATATTATAAGCCTCCTGTCAAGAAGCAGTTGCTACTGCCAAAGCTGTTCATACTACAAGGCATATCTCGAACTAATAACTTCACACTTCGTGTGCCGATATCATCCAAAATCTCAAGACACTCTTGAAGATCTGAGTCAGTCACTAACATTACCCATTCCTCTTCATCATCTAAATACTTGAGTTGGAATGTCCCATTTTGCAACTTGAATCTCTTTCCAACTTCTTCATACAGTTGGAAACACCCAGCCGAAGGCTCAAACTTGAGCCGGATTGTATCTTCTCTGTAAGTAGctttcacaataattttggATCCACTATCAACACAGCTTGTTTTGACTTTAGAGTACTTCTGCTCCTCAAAGCTCTGAGAGCTTGATGAACTGCCGCGTATCATTGAACTAGAACCATTTGATGAGTCTGTCATACCTGAAGAACTAGGCTGGTTATGTTCAACAATCCCATCATCCACATCGATCCCAGTATCTATATCATCACCGGCAGCCAATGAGCTCTGAGACACAAAGTAGCAGTCAGAATTTTCTAACTTTAAGCTGCCCTTGTTCAGACCGTATTTTTCACCTCTGTTCACAAGATAAGAGCCCAAGGAGACATTTTCAGGAGAAGCCTGAGAAGTTGTCTCAAGGCTAGCCTGCTGGCAGGGTACAGCATTTATTGAAACCAATTGTGAATTTCCACTGCAATCAATCAAAGAGGCATTGGATTTCCTTAGTTCTTCTCCACATGTGTTTGTATTGAGCTTACCCCTTGAGGGAGCTACTTGGTTTAAACCCATGGAACAGTCATCCTCTTCCAGCTTAATTAGAGAACTCATGCCATCAAATCCAGGGGCTGAAGGTACTGAAACTGCATTTTGGGTGGCTAGCTCAGCATTTTTGACACACAAATTTTTGTCAGGGAAAAGACTTTTCTGTGAACCAGTTTCTTGGATTATGGAGCCTGCTGCCATAAACTCTCCAGTATTTGGGTCAAACTTCAATCCTCCCTCCACCCCCTGAACAGAATCAAGCACAGTCTGTATTTTCCTTAAGGAACGGTTCACCTTATTTATCTTACGGGATGGCCATCTTGAGATTCCATGTTGTCTGCAAATCCTTTTCAGTGTAGTGGGGCAAACTATTGACATAGAaacaaggggaaaaaagaaagaagaagataaatacCAGATTTTATTCATaagtttcttttaaataaatctttaaaaatatttaatatttataaaatgctTTTATGTAAACTCAGCAATGGGGTTCAATAGAAGGTTATTACTACAAATTCCTCTTGATCCTTCATATTGTCCCATGCTAAGTCTTTAAGTTAGCATTGTTTACCTACCCGAAATAAGAGTCCTCCCACTATCATCTGTAATTCTAGATAATACACAATACAGTTTAAACAATTCTTATAACATTAAAGTTAGGACTAAATGAACCTTCCCAATGCAACTAAATAGATGGTGATGAATGGTAGGCAAATGATACTACATGCAAGCCTTGGTCAGAACTTTATGTACAAGCCCATATTTACttaactttttaatattttacagGAAAAAACTTAGCAATATAACATTATAAACTAAACAATTAGCAATACCATTAAATTTTTCTCCTGTAATTTAGTCCTCACTTTAATTTGATGATTACCAAAGCAAAATAACCTAGAATAACTGCAACAATTCACTAAGAAACGAGAACACATGGACAATGAATCTCACCGCCTATGCTTTTTGCAGCGTCCTTAAGACTCCCAGAGAAGTATTGCTGAAGAACACTCAGGCTCACATTCTTCTCTGCTGTACTTCGCTTTTTCTCATGCCTTCTAGATCCACTTGTTGCCTACAAGATTTATAAGAAACAATTAAGAACTAAATCCCACAAGCTCTTCAAAATCATGCACAAAGTAAATACAAAATTTCTGCAAGAAGCTAGAATACAATTTTTGGAGTcgtcaaaattttcatttcctaCATTTTGCTTTCCTTTCTATGACTAATGAATGCTTGAGGGAAATGCTTCATAAAATATGGCAGGATCCAGGTCATTTACGTCCTATGATTTCCCTAATAGCATAATTAATAACTACCAAGTAATATGAAGGCATATGAGATCATCGCACAGGATTAATTTTTCAGAGTGGAAAGTTCATCTCCTAGTAATTTCGCTCACTGAGCATAAAATGCCATAACACCACAAACCTTCATATAAATCAAGTACAGATAGAAGGAAGTCTCTTTATCACTTGAGCATGGCTAAGAAATATAACTATTTATATACAAACACATAAAGGTATGTATAGATAAAGCAACAAAGAAGCATCTTTATCAGGGAGAGAAAACAAAGGCTCCATAGCTGAGAATGGTGAAAATCCAAAACAATATTGTGCCATGGTCCCAAGGAAGTGAAAAGGGGTTAGTTCAGAGTGCATTAAGGACATTAAGGACACCAATTTTCCCCTTATATGTGTCATGAGAAACCAGCAAGCTTATTTTCTCATAGTTATTGCATACATTTCATGAGGCTGCCAGCCTATACTCAATCAAGAATGCTTATGACTTAGCTGAAATGGCTCTTACTCTCACTTCAAGAACGGGATGTAGGGTAAgatcatgggttcaagacccacagACACATCTGTGTAacttactaaaaataaaaagataggaAACCAATCATCCCAAAAGTTTAATCTCTTAGGAATGTAGCCCAAGAAAGAACAGGCTAAAACTAGAAGGGAAGAAATTTGGAAGCTTGGAAGAAATTGTAAAACTAAGAGTTGAACCTACATCCACTTAGTCAAAGATGGCTTTGATATTACCATGTGTGGGTTTGTGCCTGTCTCTGTATATTCCAACGTTTTCCCTCTTTATTTTGGCAAACTGAATTTCTCCACACTGAAGTATCAGGTGATTTGTGGTGTCTCCCTAAACTTCAAAATCAAGCAATTAACCTCTGAAGTTAAACCCAAAATACACATCGCCCCTTGCTGTTGAAAATTGAGGTTAAATTGGGCATATTTAGCATGTGATAGCTTCAAAATCAAGCAATTAACCTCCAAAGTTAAACCCAAAATACACATAGCCCCTTGCTGTTGAAAATTGAGGTTAAATTGGGCATTTTTAGCATGTGATTGTCAAAGTTATATGGcagttttgtttaatttaaaacatttttttttttaatttgatatagAGTAACATGATACTCAAATGTtaa is a genomic window containing:
- the LOC142632380 gene encoding uncharacterized protein LOC142632380 codes for the protein MGSSLFHKLFFDDSDEDEIMRRVLKASKSQRKHRRYIEHDCLSGHKRLYLDYFADTPVYPPNLFRRRFRMSQSLFLRIQSKVETYEPYFIQKRDNAQRLGLSSLQKIIATLRMLAYGVTADFMDEYVRIEETTAIESLKFFFKAVVDIFSKEYLRAPNNEDFARLLANGERRGLLGMLGSIDCMHWKWKNCPTAWKVQEANRKDVERAFGVLQARFAIVRGPARFFYSETLQDIMKACVILHNMIIEDKRDVNEAMELDYEQIDDNPTVQLSRERTNEFSEFIETHQCIRDHKIHSQLQVDLVEHLWQLEGEL